The Marinilabiliales bacterium sequence AATTCTCGGCATCGCCATAGCTGTATACTCGCAAACACTGATAGATAATCTTATTCCCTCGGGTGATCTGTTGCGGATTGTGCTTGCATCGGTGCTGATATTTCTGATTCTCGTGTCGCGGACAGCCATCGGGTATTTCAGGCAGTCGTTCATAATCCGCCAGAGCAGGGATATCAACGTCAGGATGATAGGCAAATTTTTCAGCCGGCTGCTGAGGCAGCCCATGGCCTTTTTCAACAGCCGGCGCACCGGCGACATGGTTGCCAGGCTCAACGATACCGGAAAGATCCAGCAGACAATTACATATATTACCGGCGAGCTGCTTATCAACGCGTTACTACTGATCGTCTCGCTGGCAGCGGTATTTGTCTATCATCCCCCGGCAGGGATAATCCTATTGGCCGGAATACCGGTATATTACCTTATAGCCCGTCATTACCACCCGGTAATAAAGGAAAAACAGCAGAACGTGATGGCAGCTCATGCCGGGAATGAGAGCAACTATATCTCTACCATCGAAAACGTGCAGGTTATCAGGAGCGGTAACAAGGAGGCAAAGTTTGCAGATGCCGGTAAGACTGTTTACGGTTTCTTCCAGCAGCAGTTATTCCGGCTGGGACAAACCGGCGTAGCTCTAAATGCCATTACAGAAGTTACCGGGATTATTCTTATCATGGCCGTAGTTTCGGTCTCGATAGCTGCAATGCTTGGGAACACTATGCAGGCGGGAGAGTTCATCGCCCTGCTCACCCTCACGAATAATGTTATCCCGGCCTGCGCTTCCCTCGCATTCGCCAACATCCATCTCCAGTCCGCGCGCGTCGCATTTGAGCGGACATACGAGATCTCGGCAGGCAGGCCGGAATATGACCGGGAACAGGATAAGTCAGCCATAAGGATCAATAAGTTCGAACATCTCGAAATTAAAGATGTGAGCTTCCGTTTCCCCGGAAGGAAATTACTTCTTGAAAACATCTCCATTTACCTAAAAAAGGGTGAGATCAAAACGGTATTCGGCGAGAACGGTACCGGCAAAAGCACCCTGCTCAACCTGATCCAGAGGTTCTACAGCCCCGAATCGGGCGTGATCAGGGTTAACGGAAACGATATCTCAAAGGTGTCGATAGGGTCATTCAGGAAAATACTCGGTGTGGTGCCGCAGCAGATCAGCCTGTTCAACACCTCAATACTCGGGAACATCGTTCTCGACGCTACCCCGGAAGAGGCAGAAGAGGCGGTCGGTGAACTGCAAAGACATTCACTCTTGCCGCTAATTGAACAGCAGTTTCCGCACGGACTAGCGACTATTGTTGAGGAGCGGGGACTTAATATTTCGGGGGGACAAAAAAAGCTGATCGGACTTGCCCGGGCCCTTTGCCGCAGGCCGCAGCTTCTGCTTATCGATGAACTAACCAGCTCAACCGACCGTCAACTTGAAAACTTCATAATTGACCTGATCATCAGAATTAAAGATGAGGCCCCGGTGCTGCAGGTTACCCATAACCTGAAAGCAGCAGCCATCTCAGATGAGATAATCATCATCGAAAACGGCAGGATAAGCTCCCGGGGCGGTCATGTTGAACTTATGCAATCTGAAAATATCTACAGCCTCTCTTTCATGGATTACTTTGTAACCTGACCGCTCAGGTGCTGATTCAAACCGCTCATTTTTTTCTAACAAAGCCTTGCACCTAAAAAACCTGTGTTAACTTGCTGCTGATTTAAGAAAGGATTTCAGTCAACAGCAGATTAAAATTTTTTATAACTTGTCAGGATATTTTTAATCTAAAGAGTTGCACATAACAAGTAATCTCTCTGATAAATGAAGCCTGCGACAAACTATTTACTGTCTGGTTTGAGGATATTGACCGGATGGCTCTTCCTTTATGAAGGCATTGATAAATTATTCGACACCGGCTGGACGGCCAGGTACTATCTTCTTGGATCTAGATGGCTCTTCTCCGGGTTTTTTGAGTGGATAGCCGAATCTTCCTTTCTGATGGCTGCAATTGATTTTATAAATGTATGGGGA is a genomic window containing:
- a CDS encoding peptidase domain-containing ABC transporter, yielding MNPNTSTRDISALKKSFLTQHDQSDCGVACLHNIIKYHGGEVKLEKLRELSGTNRTGTTMLGLYQAAAQCGFEAEGLQAGIDYLKRVDAPVVLHVTIDGKYQHYLVLYRYDNGKFIIGDPSRGIREMAAEELERIWISKSLLRLKLLNGAFKKKEAGKKEMLQWFLEIIKEDTTILTTILLTGIVVSILGIAIAVYSQTLIDNLIPSGDLLRIVLASVLIFLILVSRTAIGYFRQSFIIRQSRDINVRMIGKFFSRLLRQPMAFFNSRRTGDMVARLNDTGKIQQTITYITGELLINALLLIVSLAAVFVYHPPAGIILLAGIPVYYLIARHYHPVIKEKQQNVMAAHAGNESNYISTIENVQVIRSGNKEAKFADAGKTVYGFFQQQLFRLGQTGVALNAITEVTGIILIMAVVSVSIAAMLGNTMQAGEFIALLTLTNNVIPACASLAFANIHLQSARVAFERTYEISAGRPEYDREQDKSAIRINKFEHLEIKDVSFRFPGRKLLLENISIYLKKGEIKTVFGENGTGKSTLLNLIQRFYSPESGVIRVNGNDISKVSIGSFRKILGVVPQQISLFNTSILGNIVLDATPEEAEEAVGELQRHSLLPLIEQQFPHGLATIVEERGLNISGGQKKLIGLARALCRRPQLLLIDELTSSTDRQLENFIIDLIIRIKDEAPVLQVTHNLKAAAISDEIIIIENGRISSRGGHVELMQSENIYSLSFMDYFVT